One segment of Ricinus communis isolate WT05 ecotype wild-type chromosome 8, ASM1957865v1, whole genome shotgun sequence DNA contains the following:
- the LOC8281020 gene encoding transcription factor LHW, with translation MGLLLKQVLKTLCGVNQWCYAVFWKIGFQNSKLLIWEECYYEPNPELPFGDWEGCWASDAHSSQLKVQTGDRVYMLINKMMGNNQVNLVGQGLVGRAAFTGNHEWILANNYIGGAHPPEVLSEIHHQFSAGMQTIAVIPVCPHGVVQLGSSSTIMENLGFVNNVKSLILQLGCVPGALLSDNFGVKEATERIRVPVSLGTTDSISLHLSGNKVLNSFSLANNYNQQSVSSLPSRIAQASHSPIRQIQDTLQSTASAFHASNVTISLPKSHNSHCEPKMIATMKPNDPSRTQLDNGVVGAEVIPSNPDTWMSQHTASFSSRPAVSHQSVINQSVANNNILRLLEQQVLSDVSRQNLVDNSRNKLDSFILPQMKKIGDLTVDSHGGSSLSETQLHNGVSSLMRSSSTQLPGVGLQNLDSSGVEEVPLSSIVDQLSGSGMLSGGSCHRCNSTEVKDSKNEPNEKNEKMDDDLFQALNILSSQPNVHISLDEHFPSSVDNCPKHEIGSQSTNIAKVEYADSYAQPPSRDDLYDVLGIDFKNRLLPGKWDALLADGLCTNSQMSKDDSTLMNIQEACIDILSVSQGISDISTLYATGTDNLLDAVVSRAHSTAKQSSDDNVSCKTTLTKISNSSVLNDSPMHGLVNVSDHVKELFDLPKSMEKSGTVAPRSGCSKDEVGSCSETTSVYGSQLSSWVGHNMRRDSSVATAYSKKNDEMSKPNRKRLKPGENPRPRPKDRQMIQDRMKELREIVPNGAKCSIDALLERTIKHMLFLQSVTKHADKLKETGESKIMDKKGGLVLKDGFEGGATWAFEVGSQSMVCPIIVEDLNPPRQMLVEMLCEERGFFLEIADLIRTLGLTILKGVMEARNDKIWARFAVEANRDVTRMEVFMSLFRLLEQTVKGASSSTAALENGMIAHHPFPQGTSIPATGRPSSLQ, from the exons ATGGGTCTTTTGTTGAAACAAGTTTTGAAGACACTCTGTGGTGTTAATCAGTGGTGCTATGCTGTTTTCTGGAAGATCGGCTTTCAGAATTCTAA GTTATTAATCTGGGAAGAATGTTACTATGAACCCAATCCTGAGTTGCCTTTTGGAGACTGGGAGGGATGCTGGGCTTCTGATGCTCACTCCTCACAGCTTAAGGTTCAAACTGGGGATCGAGTTTATATGCTTATTAACAAAATGATGGGAAATAATCAAGTTAATCTAGTAGGCCAAGG ATTAGTTGGGCGAGCTGCATTTACAGGAAATCATGAATGGATCCTTGCGAATAATTACATTGGAGGTGCCCATCCACCAGAG GTTTTAAGTGAGATACATCACCAATTTTCAGCTGGCATGCAG ACAATTGCTGTCATTCCTGTTTGTCCTCACGGTGTAGTTCAACTTGGCTCGTCCTCGACT ATAATGGAGAATTTGGGATTTGTGAACAATGTGAAGAGTTTGATCCTGCAATTAGGATGTGTTCCTGGAGCTCTTCTGTCTGACAACTTTGGGGTAAAGGAAGCTACAGAAAGAATTAGGGTGCCTGTTTCTCTAGGAACGACTGATTctatttctttgcatttgtctgGAAATAAGGTGCTGAACTCCTTTTCATTGGCCAACAACTACAACCAACAAAGCGTCTCATCCTTACCTTCGAGAATTGCTCAAGCTTCTCATTCTCCAATTAGACAAATTCAAGATACTCTACAGTCTACTGCTTCAGCGTTTCATGCCTCTAATGTAACCATCAGTTTGCCAAAATCCCATAATAGCCACTGTGAGCCAAAAATGATTGCAACTATGAAACCAAATGATCCATCCAGAACCCAACTAGATAATGGAGTTGTAGGAGCTGAAGTTATCCCATCAAATCCTGATACATGGATGAGTCAGCATACTGCATCATTTAGTTCACGGCCTGCTGTCAGTCACCAATCTGTTATTAATCAATCAGTTGCCAACAATAACATTCTGAGATTATTGGAACAGCAGGTCCTCTCAGACGTTAGTCGGCAAAATCTTGTTGATAACAGTAGAAATAAGTTGGATAGCTTTATCCTACCTCAGATGAAGAAAATTGGAGATTTAACTGTTGATTCTCATGGAGGTTCTTCTTTATCTGAGACACAGCTACATAATGGAGTGAGCAGTCTGATGAGATCTAGTTCCACACAGCTCCCTGGGGTTGGGCTTCAAAATCTTGATTCATCAGGGGTTGAGGAGGTTCCCTTGTCCAGTATAGTAGATCAACTAAGTGGCAGTGGCATGCTTTCAGGGGGTTCTTGTCACAGGTGCAATTCAACTGAAGTGAAAGATTCTAAAAATGAACCAAatgaaaagaatgaaaagatgGATGATGATTTGTTTCAGGCGCTTAACATCCTGTCCTCCCAGCCAAATGTACATATTTCCTTGGATGAGCACTTCCCTAGTTCTGTTGATAATTGTCCTAAGCATGAAATTGGAAGTCAAAGTACAAATATTGCAAAGGTCGAGTATGCAGATTCATATGCTCAACCTCCATCTAGGGATGACTTATATGATGTCTTGGGCATAGATTTTAAGAACAGATTACTCCCTGGCAAATGGGATGCTTTGCTTGCAGATGGGCTGTGCACTAATTCACAAATGAGTAAAGATGATTCGACTTTAATGAATATACAGGAAGCATGTATTGATATTTTGTCAGTTAGTCAGGGGATATCAGACATTAGTACTTTATATGCCACAGGTACTGATAATCTCTTAGACGCTGTGGTGTCCAGGGCTCACTCTACTGCCAAGCAGAGCTCAGATGATAATGTCTCTTGTAAGACAACATTGACAAAGATCAGTAACTCCTCTGTTCTTAATGATTCTCCCATGCATGGCTTGGTGAATGTGTCTGATCATGTTAAGGAGTTATTTGATCTTCCTAAATCTATGGAAAAATCAGGAACCGTAGCGCCTAGATCTGGATGTAGCAAGGATGAAGTGGGAAGCTGTTCTGAAACTACTTCAGTTTATGGGTCCCAATTGAGTTCATGGGTCGGCCATAATATGAGGCGTGATAGTAGTGTTGCAACTGCGTATTCCAAGAAAAATGATGAAATGAGTAAACCCAATCGCAAAAGGCTTAAACCTGGAGAGAATCCCAGACCCAGGCCAAAAGATCGTCAGATGATCCAAGATCGGATGAAAGAGTTGCGTGAAATCGTACCAAATGGTGCTAAA TGTAGCATAGATGCTCTGCTTGAACGTACCATCAAACATATGCTTTTCTTGCAAAGTGTCACAAAGCACGCAGACAAGCTAAAAGAAACAGGAGAGTCTAAG ATTATGGACAAGAAAGGTGGACTTGTTTTAAAGGATGGTTTTGAGGGAGGGGCAACATGGGCATTTGAAGTTGGGTCTCAGTCTATGGTTTGTCCTATCATAGTTGAGGATTTAAATCCACCTCGTCAGATGCTTGTGGAG ATGCTCTGTGAAGAACGGGGTTTCTTTCTAGAAATAGCTGATCTAATTAGGACATTAGGATTGACAATCTTGAAGGGGGTGATGGAAGCTCGGAATGATAAGATTTGGGCACGTTTTGCGGTGGAG